A region from the Linepithema humile isolate Giens D197 chromosome 1, Lhum_UNIL_v1.0, whole genome shotgun sequence genome encodes:
- the TfIIB gene encoding transcription initiation factor IIB produces MASSSRNSNKICCYAHPDATLIEDYRAGDQICSECGLVVGDRVIDVGSEWRTFSNEKSGIDPSRVGGPENPLLNGADLSTMIGPGTGAASFDGFGTAKYQNRRTMSSSDRALLNAFREINGMADRINLPKTIVDRANTLFKQVHDGKNLKGRSNDAIASACLYIACRQEGVPRTFKEICAVSKISKKEIGRCFKLILKALETSVDLITTGDFMSRFCSTLGLPNMVQRAATHIARKAVDIDIVPGRSPISVAAAAIYMASQASEDKRSQKEIGDIAGVADVTIRQSYKLMYPHAGKLFPEDFKFATPIDQLPQM; encoded by the exons ATGGCAAGTTCGTCACG aaattcaaACAAGATTTGTTGTTATGCGCATCCAGATGCGACACTTATTGAAGACTACAGAGCAGGAGATCAGATTTGTTCAGAATGCGGATTAGTTGTTGGAGACAG GGTGATAGATGTAGGTTCAGAATGGAGAACATTTAGCAATGAAAAATCAGGAATAGATCCGTCACGTGTCGGCGGACCTGAAAATCCGCTCCTCAACGGTGCTGACTTGTCCACTATGATCGGGCCAGGAACGGGTGCTGCGTCTTTCGATGGATTCGGCACCGCTAAATATCAAAATCGGCGTACA atgagTAGTTCTGACAGAGCTTTACTAAACGCATTTCGTGAAATCAATGGTATGGCAGATCGTATCAATTTGCCTAAAACCATAGTGGACAGAGCCAACACATTGTTCAAACAAGTGCATGATGGCAAAAACTTGAAAGGTCGCTCAAACGACGCGATTGCTTCCGCGTGTTTGTACATCGCTTGTCGGCAGGAGGGTGTACCGCGCACATTTAAGGAAATTTGCGCCGTCAGCAAGAtaagcaaaaaagaaatcggCCGATGCTTCAAATTAATTCTCAAAGCCCTGGAAACTAGCGTGGATCTTATCACCACAGGCGACTTTATGTCCAGATTTTGCTCCACTCTTGGTCTTCCCAACATGGTACAGAGAGCTGCTACGCACATTGCTAGAAAAGCAGTGGACATCGATATCGTACCTGGAAGATCGCCGATTTCAGTTGCTGCTGCAGCCATATATATGGCGTCCCAA GCGTCTGAGGACAAAAGATCACAAAAAGAGATTGGAGATATCGCCGGTGTCGCAGATGTCACGATTCGACAGTCTTACAAATTAATGTATCCGCATGCAGGCAAACTCTTTCCGGAAGACTTTAAATTCGCCACACCCATCGATCAGTTACCGCAAATGTAA
- the Vlet gene encoding COMM domain-containing protein 10 produces the protein MRSNFTMATWISISSKLEQGLKIVSCLDNSKFRLLVNRICHSLQSNIDTKVFNEEEEEKLLVSLDLTKDELILLLDTITSIYTQAACNIIKPSVMEAVMKDNFKIDEEKISIFTSAWVTYRKDIIENLRQKSIFPIQLKDINWHLNVQSSSSTISKDARPTALLQLSLTGDQTSTLTMEFDKKQLTDLYCNLEKIQTQLDALK, from the exons ATGAGAAGTAATTTCACCATGGCTACTTGGATCAGCATATCTTCAAA ATTAGAGCAAGGTTTAAAAATAGTATCTTGCTTGGACAATAGCAAATTTCGACTTCTTGTCAATCGTATATGTCATAGTCTGCAATCTAACATCGATACAAAAGTATTCAatgaagaggaggaagaaaagttGCTGGTTTCTTTAGATTTGACAAAAGatgaattaattcttttactgGATACTATTACATCAATTTATACACAAGCTgcgtgtaatattataaaaccaTCTGTCATGGAGGCAGTTATGAAGGATAATTTTAAGatagatgaagaaaaaatatcaatctttACAAGTGCATGGGTGACTTATAGGAAAGACATCATAGAGAATCTTAggcaaaaatctatttttcctATTCAG ctGAAAGATATTAACTGGCACCTCAATGTCCAATCATCATCTTCTACAATTTCAAAGGATGCACGACCTACTGCATTGCTCCAATTAAGTCTAACTGGTGATCAGACATCTACTTTGACAATGGAGTTCGACAAAAAACAATTGACAGATCTCTATTGTAACTTGGAAAAAATTCAAACTCAGCTAGATGCTCTTAAATAG
- the LOC105669138 gene encoding CWF19-like protein 1 codes for MSNKQKVLICGDVQGHFKTLFSKVEVINKKNGPFDFLLCIGNFFGADNSELESYKSNEKTISIPTYFIGPNRESDLTHYPDEDGYEICQNLTYLGKRGLYTAGSGLKIAYLSGVEKTSTENKAIHFSEKDVLSINNTCLKGQPSYRGVDILLTSPWPDGVTNLDTNKPNYKYHGSKLIAWLATHIKPRYHVSALEGIYYERPPYRNQSQSDESMEIATRFIALAPVVNAHKRKWLYALNLTPVDRSRLSDLIMKTTDETPSPYPEFMLSDDPTLQKQTHVQFFYNMDSSDNTKRKRHQNDGLNKKSKLEFDQSKCWFCLSSPVVSKHLVISVGTEIYLALAKGGLVEDHFLILPITHHQSLSILPQNVKEEMDLYKKAVARYYESTDRVPVFFERNFKSAHCQLQAAPVHKNQAPALKEMFEELAECNNFKISELPQHTDLQQVAKPGILYFYAELPNGTMLYHRIKNDFPLQFGREVLASDRILDINDRTDWKDCHMSQEEEMEIAKKIRKQFAPFDIDT; via the exons atGAGCAATAAGCAGAAAGTCCTTATTTGTGGGGATGTGCAAGGACATTTCAAGACCTTATTTTCTAAAGTAGAggttattaataagaaaaatggtCCATTCGATTTCTTGCTATGCATTGGCAATTTCTTTGGTGCCGATAACTCTGAGTTGGAATCTTATAAATCCAATGAGAAAACTATCTCGATTCCGACGTATTTTATCGGCCCTAATAGAGAGTCGGACTTGACGCACTATCCTGACGAGGATGGATACGAAATATGTCAGAATCTCACTTATCTTGGAAAGCGCGGCTTGTACACTGCCGGTTCTGGTCTCAAAATAGCATATCTTAGTGGTGTGGAGAAAACGTCAACTGAGAACAAAGCTATACACTTCAGCGAGAAAGATGTTTTGTCCATTAACAACACTTGTTTAAAAGGCCAACCCAGTTATCGTGGTGTAGATATCTTGTTAACATCTCCATGGCCTGATGGAGTAACTAATCTTGATACTAACAAgccaaattataaatatcacgGTTCCAAATTAATTGCTTGGCTTGCTACTCACATTAAACCTAGATATCACGTATCGGCTTTGGAAGGAATTTATTATGAACGGCCACCGTATAG AAATCAAAGTCAAAGTGATGAAAGTATGGAAATAGCAACTAGATTCATAGCTCTGGCGCCAGTAGTAAATGCTCATAAGAGGAAATGGTTATACGCATTGAATTTAACTCCTGTTGATAGAAGTAGACTGTCTGACCTAATTATGAAAACAACAGATGAGACACCAAGTCCATATCCCGAATTCATGTTGTCTGACGATCCAACATTGCAAAAGCAGACacatgtgcaatttttttacaacatgGATTCGAGCGATAATACAAAGAGAAAACGGCATCAGAACGATGGtctcaataaaaaatcaaagctAGAATTTGATCAATCAAAATGCTGGTTTTGCTTATCCAGTCCGGTGGTGTCCAAGCATTTGGTGATATCTGTTGGCACTGAGATCTATTTGGCATTAGCAAAGGGTGGTCTTGTGGAGGATCATTTCTTAATTCTGCCAATAACACATCACCAGAGTTTATCGATTCTGCCACAAAATGTGAAGGAAGAAATGGATCTCTATAAGAAAGCCGTGGCCAGATACTATGAGAGCACTGACAGAGTACCCGTGTTCTTTGAGAGGAACTTTAAAAGCGCCCACTGTCAACTGCAAGCTGCACCAGTTCACAAAAATCAAGCACCTGCATTAAAGGAAATGTTTGAG gAATTAGCCGAATgtaacaatttcaaaatatcaGAGCTACCGCAGCATACAGATTTACAACAGGTTGCAAAACCGggtattctatatttttatgcagaaCTGCCGAATGGAACAATGTTGTATCATAGGATCAAAAATGACTTCCCGTTGCAATTCGGCCGAGAAGTATTAGCATCCGATAGGATCTTAGATATCAATGATAGGACCGACTGGAAGGATTGTCACATGAGTCAAGAGGAAGAGATGGagatagcaaaaaaaattagaaaacaatttGCACCATTTGACATAgatacttaa
- the Sec8 gene encoding exocyst complex component 4: protein MNTMPPIKPPRGIKPTKETSGLLISVIRALSASETNEQREIEKAKLEKEYKRSDQRLEELVSSHDQDLMEIMQIFSALSEKVTSSREKIHAVKENLNVCKQLLRCKREELLNLWLEGIEHKQVLHLLKDTSSASCERMVTSTEPQLINLSHDPLINQ, encoded by the exons atgaatacGATGCCTCCTATCAAACCACCGCGGGGTATTAAACCGACAAAAGAAACG agtGGTTTGTTGATCTCCGTGATACGTGCTCTATCAGCAAGTGAAACAAACGAGCAACGAGAGATTGAGAAGGCTAAGTTGGAAAAAGAGTATAAACGCAGTGATCAACGACTGGAGGAATTAGTTTCCTCACATGATCAAGATCTCATGGAAATTATGCAA ATATTTAGTGCACTGTCAGAAAAAGTCACATCATCACGAGAGAAAATTCATGCCGTGAAAGAGAATTTGAATGTCTGTAAACAGTTGCTGAGGTGTAAACGAGAAGAGCTATTGAATCTATGGCTGGAAGGAATAGAACATAAACAAGTTTTGCATCTCCTAAAGGACAC atCATCAGCTTCATGTGAACGTATGGTGACTTCAACAGAGCCTCAGTTAATCAATTTATCACACGACCCCTTAATAAATCAATGA
- the LOC105669139 gene encoding probable methylthioribulose-1-phosphate dehydratase isoform X4: MVRQFQELPLSRTFIPAKMLEVYDANYDKEHPRNLIPELCRQFYHLGWVTGTGGGISIKHEDKIYIAPSGVQKERMMPNEMFVQDINGTDLELPPPEKKLKKSQCTPLFMCAYLRRNAGAVIHTHSKFAVMATLLWPEKEVKVTHLEMIKGIWNQKEGRAYRYDEELVIPIIENTPFERDLKDELDKTIVRYPETCAVLVRRHGIYVWGDSWQQAKTMTECYDYLLDIAVQMKQCGLNPLATPSDHELKHQQNGIKW; encoded by the exons ATGg TTCGACAATTCCAAGAGTTGCCTTTATCTCGAACATTTATACCAGCAAAAATGTTAGAAGTTTATGATGCCAATTATGACAAG gaGCATCCAAGAAATCTTATTCCAGAATTATGTAGACAGTTCTATCATCTTGGATGGGTAACTGGTACAGGTGGTGGCATCTCCATAAAACATGA ggataaaatttacatagcTCCTTCTGGTGTACAAAAAGAGCGTATGATGCCTAATGAAATGTTTGTGCAAGATATCAATGGAACAGATTTGGAGTTGCCTCCAccagaaaagaaattgaaaaaatcacAATGTACTCCACTATTCATGTGTGCCTATTTAAGAAGAAACGCAGGTGCTGTGATTCATACACATTCCAAATTTGCAGTCATGGCAACATTGTTGTGGCCTGAAAAAGAAGTCAAAGTCACCCATCTTGAGATGATAAaag gtaTATGGAATCAAAAAGAAGGTAGAGCCTATCGTTATGATGAGGAGTTGGTGATACCGATTATAGAAAATACTCCTTTTGAGAGAGATTTAAAAGACGAGCTAGATAAAACTATCGTTCGCTATCCAGAAACTTGTGCAGTACTGGTACGCAGACATGGAATTTATGTGTGGGGTGATTCTTGGCAACAGGCAAAAACTAT GACGGAATGTTATGATTACTTGCTCGACATTGCAGTTCAAATGAAACAATGTGGATTAAATCCATTAGCAACTCCAAGTGATCATGAATTGAAACATCAGCAAAATGGAATCAAATGGtga
- the LOC105669139 gene encoding probable methylthioribulose-1-phosphate dehydratase isoform X3, translating to MILIVRQFQELPLSRTFIPAKMLEVYDANYDKEHPRNLIPELCRQFYHLGWVTGTGGGISIKHEDKIYIAPSGVQKERMMPNEMFVQDINGTDLELPPPEKKLKKSQCTPLFMCAYLRRNAGAVIHTHSKFAVMATLLWPEKEVKVTHLEMIKGIWNQKEGRAYRYDEELVIPIIENTPFERDLKDELDKTIVRYPETCAVLVRRHGIYVWGDSWQQAKTMTECYDYLLDIAVQMKQCGLNPLATPSDHELKHQQNGIKW from the exons ATGATTTTGATAGTTCGACAATTCCAAGAGTTGCCTTTATCTCGAACATTTATACCAGCAAAAATGTTAGAAGTTTATGATGCCAATTATGACAAG gaGCATCCAAGAAATCTTATTCCAGAATTATGTAGACAGTTCTATCATCTTGGATGGGTAACTGGTACAGGTGGTGGCATCTCCATAAAACATGA ggataaaatttacatagcTCCTTCTGGTGTACAAAAAGAGCGTATGATGCCTAATGAAATGTTTGTGCAAGATATCAATGGAACAGATTTGGAGTTGCCTCCAccagaaaagaaattgaaaaaatcacAATGTACTCCACTATTCATGTGTGCCTATTTAAGAAGAAACGCAGGTGCTGTGATTCATACACATTCCAAATTTGCAGTCATGGCAACATTGTTGTGGCCTGAAAAAGAAGTCAAAGTCACCCATCTTGAGATGATAAaag gtaTATGGAATCAAAAAGAAGGTAGAGCCTATCGTTATGATGAGGAGTTGGTGATACCGATTATAGAAAATACTCCTTTTGAGAGAGATTTAAAAGACGAGCTAGATAAAACTATCGTTCGCTATCCAGAAACTTGTGCAGTACTGGTACGCAGACATGGAATTTATGTGTGGGGTGATTCTTGGCAACAGGCAAAAACTAT GACGGAATGTTATGATTACTTGCTCGACATTGCAGTTCAAATGAAACAATGTGGATTAAATCCATTAGCAACTCCAAGTGATCATGAATTGAAACATCAGCAAAATGGAATCAAATGGtga
- the ENGase gene encoding cytosolic endo-beta-N-acetylglucosaminidase isoform X1, protein MECGNSMSEGTEMASSVEARPFNTLAELYDALDNRLVELPLVYNKELVDYVYRGSEINTQKISLEKVYKDEQPRTLICHDMKGGYLEDRFIGGSTSHESYVFYHWSVVDTFVYFSHHFVTIPPCGWINAAHRHGVKVLGTVITEGNNDTWDTILMSQENARKFANALIKIAKYYQFEGWLLNIENKIKQTDIDNLIYFVKYLTENIHKEIEDSEIIWYDSVTNKGELNWQNELNNNNKDFFLHCDGIFLNYNWTESRLSNSCICARELNRDIKDIYVGLDVWGRGCPGGGGFNSAYALDLIRKKDLSVAIFAPGWTHEYFGPRTFQVLEDLFWAQLFPYLYVHVPIYENETFKSSFCRGSGICYYYNGEEHFEPYMINGESIRGKKTFYNLRIQQPQLSVPVPHLQFTRSIERTLPEADNDNNDKDDKKEDVKKPRIEKIYENSKNIVRICGNIVNFENKLPNSYINTFEFCDRFSYKGGGCLKLITRNHRLYHRLFLIHMNLEQDIQAIVIYAETETGVLLNTFREDPILILGNESGLKSILPYNSIRMDAKWRKCTYLTNLRTVNEIGVAFLRECDCYLGEIVLEKKDQQFDNYDPTYVTSRISDYNIQ, encoded by the exons ATGGAATGCGGCAATAGTATGTCAGAAGGTACAGAAATGGCAAGCAGTGTGGAGGCAAGGCCTTTTAATACATTGGCAGAATTATATGATGCTTTGGACAATAGATTAGTAGAATTGCCATTAGTGTACAACAAAGAGTTAGTAGATTATGTATATCGCGGTTCAGAAATTAATACACAAAAGATTTCATTGGAAAAAGTGTACAAAGATGAACAACCCAGAACATTAATATGCCATGATATGAAAGGCGGTTATCTTGAAGACAg atttataGGGGGTTCTACATCTCACGAATCTTATGTATTTTATCACTGGAGTGTTGTGGATACATTTGTTTACTTTAGCCACCACTTTGTGACTATTCCACCTTGCGGATGGATTAACGCAGCTCACCGGCATGGTGTAAAAGTATTGGGTACTGTGATTACAGAAGGAAACAATGACACTTGGGACACAATTCTTATGTCCCAAGAGAATGCAAGAAAATTTGCGAACGCTCTAATAAAGATTGCCAAGTATTACCAGTTTGAAGGTTGGCTTTTGAACATCGAAAATAAGATTAAACAGACGGATATAGATAATTTGATTTActtcgttaaatatttaactgaGAATATTCACAAGGAGATTGAAGACTCTGAGATTATCTGGTATGATAGTGTGACTAATAAGGGCGAACTAAATTGGCAAAACGAActcaataacaataacaa agatttttttttgcattgcgatggtatatttttaaattataattggaCGGAATCACGACTCAGTAATAGTTGCATATGTGCAAGAGAATTAAATCGCGATATCAAAGATATTTACGTAGGATTGGATGTGTGGGGAAGAGGATGTCCAGGTGGAGGCGGATTTAACtctgcatat gcGTTGGATTTGATACGAAAGAAGGATCTTTCTGTAGCTATCTTTGCACCGGGTTGGACACACGAGTACTTTGGTCCACGTACTTTTCAGGTGCTAGAAGATTTATTTTGGGCTCAACTATTCCCATACTTATACGTACATGTGCCTATTTACGAAAacgaaacatttaaaagttcTTTTTGTCGAGGCTCTGGTatctgttattattataacggcgag GAACATTTCGAACCGTACATGATAAATGGTGAAAGCATTCGTggaaagaaaacattttataatttgcgaaTACAGCAACCGCAGCTCTCAGTTCCCGTGCCACATCTGCAATTTACGCGATCCATAGAACGAACTCTTCCCGAAGccgataatgataataatgataaagatgataaaaaagaGGATGTTAAGAAGCCACGGATAGAAAAGATTTACGAAAATAGTAAGAACATTGTACGAATTTGTGGCAATATCGTCAATTTCGAAAACAAATTGCCCAATTCCTACATTAATACTTTTGAATTCTGCGATCGATTTTCTTACAAAGGCGGCGGATGCTTGAAATTGATCACCAGAAATCACAGATTGTATCATAG ATTATTTTTGATTCACATGAATTTGGAACAAGACATTCAAGCGATTGTCATTTACGCAGAAACCGAGACTGGTGTCTTGCTGAATACATTTCGTGAGGATCCTATTCTGATTTTGGGTAACGAAAGCGGCTTAAAATCGATTCTACCTTACAATTCCATTAGAATGGATGCCAAATGGAGGAAATG CACTTATTTGACGAACTTGAGGACCGTGAATGAGATTGGTGTGGCCTTCCTAAGAGAGTGCGATTGCTATCTGGGTGAGATTGTTTTGGAGAAGAAGGATCAGCAGTTTG
- the LOC105669139 gene encoding probable methylthioribulose-1-phosphate dehydratase isoform X1, which translates to MIYLENSNNFIKDSKLCICYVSYISVRQFQELPLSRTFIPAKMLEVYDANYDKEHPRNLIPELCRQFYHLGWVTGTGGGISIKHEDKIYIAPSGVQKERMMPNEMFVQDINGTDLELPPPEKKLKKSQCTPLFMCAYLRRNAGAVIHTHSKFAVMATLLWPEKEVKVTHLEMIKGIWNQKEGRAYRYDEELVIPIIENTPFERDLKDELDKTIVRYPETCAVLVRRHGIYVWGDSWQQAKTMTECYDYLLDIAVQMKQCGLNPLATPSDHELKHQQNGIKW; encoded by the exons ATGATTTATCTCGAAAActcaaacaattttatcaaagattCTAAGCTGTGTATCTGCTACGTATCATATATATCAG TTCGACAATTCCAAGAGTTGCCTTTATCTCGAACATTTATACCAGCAAAAATGTTAGAAGTTTATGATGCCAATTATGACAAG gaGCATCCAAGAAATCTTATTCCAGAATTATGTAGACAGTTCTATCATCTTGGATGGGTAACTGGTACAGGTGGTGGCATCTCCATAAAACATGA ggataaaatttacatagcTCCTTCTGGTGTACAAAAAGAGCGTATGATGCCTAATGAAATGTTTGTGCAAGATATCAATGGAACAGATTTGGAGTTGCCTCCAccagaaaagaaattgaaaaaatcacAATGTACTCCACTATTCATGTGTGCCTATTTAAGAAGAAACGCAGGTGCTGTGATTCATACACATTCCAAATTTGCAGTCATGGCAACATTGTTGTGGCCTGAAAAAGAAGTCAAAGTCACCCATCTTGAGATGATAAaag gtaTATGGAATCAAAAAGAAGGTAGAGCCTATCGTTATGATGAGGAGTTGGTGATACCGATTATAGAAAATACTCCTTTTGAGAGAGATTTAAAAGACGAGCTAGATAAAACTATCGTTCGCTATCCAGAAACTTGTGCAGTACTGGTACGCAGACATGGAATTTATGTGTGGGGTGATTCTTGGCAACAGGCAAAAACTAT GACGGAATGTTATGATTACTTGCTCGACATTGCAGTTCAAATGAAACAATGTGGATTAAATCCATTAGCAACTCCAAGTGATCATGAATTGAAACATCAGCAAAATGGAATCAAATGGtga
- the LOC105669139 gene encoding probable methylthioribulose-1-phosphate dehydratase isoform X2, with translation MFDKNCVIMILIVRQFQELPLSRTFIPAKMLEVYDANYDKEHPRNLIPELCRQFYHLGWVTGTGGGISIKHEDKIYIAPSGVQKERMMPNEMFVQDINGTDLELPPPEKKLKKSQCTPLFMCAYLRRNAGAVIHTHSKFAVMATLLWPEKEVKVTHLEMIKGIWNQKEGRAYRYDEELVIPIIENTPFERDLKDELDKTIVRYPETCAVLVRRHGIYVWGDSWQQAKTMTECYDYLLDIAVQMKQCGLNPLATPSDHELKHQQNGIKW, from the exons atgtttgataaaaat TGTGTAATAATGATTTTGATAGTTCGACAATTCCAAGAGTTGCCTTTATCTCGAACATTTATACCAGCAAAAATGTTAGAAGTTTATGATGCCAATTATGACAAG gaGCATCCAAGAAATCTTATTCCAGAATTATGTAGACAGTTCTATCATCTTGGATGGGTAACTGGTACAGGTGGTGGCATCTCCATAAAACATGA ggataaaatttacatagcTCCTTCTGGTGTACAAAAAGAGCGTATGATGCCTAATGAAATGTTTGTGCAAGATATCAATGGAACAGATTTGGAGTTGCCTCCAccagaaaagaaattgaaaaaatcacAATGTACTCCACTATTCATGTGTGCCTATTTAAGAAGAAACGCAGGTGCTGTGATTCATACACATTCCAAATTTGCAGTCATGGCAACATTGTTGTGGCCTGAAAAAGAAGTCAAAGTCACCCATCTTGAGATGATAAaag gtaTATGGAATCAAAAAGAAGGTAGAGCCTATCGTTATGATGAGGAGTTGGTGATACCGATTATAGAAAATACTCCTTTTGAGAGAGATTTAAAAGACGAGCTAGATAAAACTATCGTTCGCTATCCAGAAACTTGTGCAGTACTGGTACGCAGACATGGAATTTATGTGTGGGGTGATTCTTGGCAACAGGCAAAAACTAT GACGGAATGTTATGATTACTTGCTCGACATTGCAGTTCAAATGAAACAATGTGGATTAAATCCATTAGCAACTCCAAGTGATCATGAATTGAAACATCAGCAAAATGGAATCAAATGGtga